The window GTTTAACGATTGCACCAGCTTCTTTAGCTATCTCAGAAGTTCTATCCGATGAACCATCATCTACAACTAAAACATCTCCATATTTACGAGATAAAAGCACAATTGAGCCTATAGTCAACTCCTCATTATATGCAGGGATTACTATCAGCACATCATTCTTGAGGTTAGTAACCTCCTTCCAAGGTGACGCTGTCAT of the Thermococcus sp. M39 genome contains:
- a CDS encoding glycosyltransferase family 2 protein: MTASPWKEVTNLKNDVLIVIPAYNEELTIGSIVLLSRKYGDVLVVDDGSSDRTSEIAKEAGAIVKRHERNMGKGQALRTAFEYALSRGYSIVITIDADGQHNPDEIPLLVEPIIKGEADIVIGSRY